One window from the genome of Aeromonas sp. FDAARGOS 1405 encodes:
- the cueR gene encoding Cu(I)-responsive transcriptional regulator, producing MNISKVAKATGLTAKTIRYYESIGLITAPVRSDNGYRSYTEGALRELRFVKRARETGFNLEECQELLALYRDEHRTSAQVKKLAQEKIVDLRARIAGLQAMLTSLEGLVCCCHGDENPECPILDELEKG from the coding sequence ATGAACATCAGCAAGGTTGCCAAGGCCACTGGGCTGACCGCCAAGACCATCCGTTATTACGAGAGCATTGGCCTCATCACAGCCCCGGTACGCAGTGACAACGGCTATCGCAGTTACACCGAGGGGGCGCTGCGTGAGCTGCGTTTCGTCAAGCGGGCGCGGGAGACCGGCTTCAATCTGGAGGAGTGTCAGGAGCTGCTGGCGCTCTATCGGGACGAACACAGAACCAGCGCCCAGGTGAAGAAGCTGGCGCAGGAGAAGATCGTCGATCTGCGCGCCCGCATCGCCGGGTTGCAGGCCATGCTTACCTCCCTGGAAGGGTTGGTTTGCTGTTGCCACGGGGATGAAAATCCCGAGTGCCCGATCCTCGACGAATTGGAGAAGGGGTGA
- a CDS encoding GGDEF domain-containing protein, with product MTQSVTRQVKQAIMAQLYTHASFSLPCLGVLAFGWSLLFHDYLPAIEALGWLAGTFLWLLGRGWHLRWRRARLHQTPLPVLERELFIGATITSIIWALGVLLYMDKLPDTYRAAMMMLSSLILTGSAIMLFGSRRTLYGSALPLGMAMLFELGNGNEQERIVSCMLAGYLFVFLPTLLRRMRRDQIASLHHRFSNAELVAELKAVSEHLRLTSRLDGLTGIANRAHLDDSLERAWRRCHRARAPLSLVLVDVDYFKQFNDLYGHQLGDDCLQQVAGLLAEVERREDDLAARYGGEEFALLLPCTGMQGALQVADNVRQALKELAIPHQKSLVSGRVTCSFGVATLIPDNSMKIADLIQKADAALYQAKHNGRDRIEVALMGKVA from the coding sequence TTGACCCAGAGTGTGACACGCCAGGTTAAGCAGGCCATTATGGCCCAGCTCTATACCCATGCATCGTTCAGTCTCCCCTGTTTGGGCGTGTTGGCATTTGGCTGGAGTCTGCTGTTTCACGACTATCTACCCGCCATCGAAGCGCTCGGTTGGCTGGCAGGCACTTTCCTGTGGCTGCTGGGTCGGGGCTGGCACTTGCGCTGGCGCCGAGCCCGCCTGCACCAGACACCGCTGCCGGTGCTGGAGCGGGAGCTCTTTATCGGAGCCACCATCACCTCCATCATCTGGGCCCTCGGGGTGCTGCTCTACATGGACAAGTTGCCCGATACCTATCGGGCCGCCATGATGATGCTCTCCAGCCTCATTCTTACCGGCAGCGCCATCATGCTGTTTGGCAGCCGCCGTACCCTCTATGGTTCCGCCCTGCCGCTGGGCATGGCGATGCTGTTCGAGCTGGGCAATGGCAACGAGCAGGAGCGGATCGTCTCCTGCATGCTGGCGGGCTATCTGTTTGTCTTTCTGCCGACCCTGCTGCGCCGGATGCGGCGGGATCAGATCGCCTCGCTCCACCACCGTTTCTCCAACGCCGAGCTGGTTGCCGAACTGAAGGCTGTCTCCGAGCATTTGCGCCTCACCTCCCGCCTCGACGGACTGACCGGCATCGCCAACCGCGCCCATCTCGACGACTCTCTGGAGCGGGCCTGGCGGCGCTGTCACCGCGCCCGGGCGCCGTTGTCGCTGGTGCTGGTGGATGTGGATTACTTCAAGCAGTTCAACGATCTCTACGGCCATCAGCTGGGGGATGACTGCCTGCAACAGGTGGCGGGGCTGCTGGCCGAGGTGGAGCGGCGCGAGGACGATCTGGCGGCCCGTTACGGTGGCGAAGAGTTTGCATTGCTGCTGCCCTGCACCGGCATGCAGGGGGCACTGCAGGTGGCGGACAATGTGCGGCAGGCGCTCAAGGAGCTGGCCATCCCGCACCAGAAGTCACTGGTCTCCGGTCGGGTTACATGTAGTTTTGGTGTTGCGACACTGATACCGGACAACAGCATGAAAATCGCCGATTTGATCCAAAAAGCGGATGCGGCACTCTATCAGGCCAAGCATAATGGGCGGGATCGAATCGAAGTAGCCTTGATGGGTAAGGTTGCCTGA
- a CDS encoding YihD family protein: MQCHRIEELLELLQPAWIKEQDLSLVQFVAKLAQEAGFEGPLSELTDDMLIYHLKMRESDKQAMIPGLAKDHVPDFKEALLKARGIK, encoded by the coding sequence ATGCAATGTCATCGTATCGAAGAGCTGCTGGAGTTGTTGCAGCCTGCCTGGATCAAGGAACAGGATCTCAGCCTGGTGCAGTTTGTTGCCAAACTGGCCCAAGAAGCGGGATTTGAAGGGCCTCTGTCCGAGCTGACCGACGACATGCTGATCTATCACCTCAAGATGCGGGAATCCGACAAGCAGGCGATGATCCCCGGTCTGGCCAAGGATCACGTGCCCGATTTCAAAGAGGCACTGCTCAAGGCCCGCGGAATCAAGTGA
- the ccoG gene encoding cytochrome c oxidase accessory protein CcoG codes for MADHDKIDIKDVTDKGVTGTFNPNTFKASDDRFNPGNRIYVRAQKGYWQRMRKAMGWFFVALFVLLPWLRYDGRQAVLFDLGHQQFHIFGATIWPQDLTLLAWLFMIAAFGLFFITTFLGRVWCGYLCPQTVWTFMFIWFEEKLEGPANKRRKLDEAPWNGKKLARKGAKHLAWLAISLVTGLTFVAYFQDVTELVPDLFTLQASGWVLFWVLFFTIITYGNAGWMRAIMCIHMCPYARFQSAMFDKDTFIVGYDTKRGETRGARSRKADPKAMGLGDCIDCDLCVQVCPTGIDIRDGLQYECINCGACVDACDQTMERMGYPKGLISYTTEHKLANDSTHVARPKLIGYGLVMAVMLGVFVYNAMSIMPMGLDILRDRNQLFRENSEGLIENTYTLKILNKTLQSQTYQLDVEGLPEYQWFGPREVTLKAGEIYTLPVSLAVDPYNLKRPTLDIQFVLKREGAAPDDSKGNLRQGSKFISRL; via the coding sequence ATGGCCGACCACGATAAAATCGATATCAAGGACGTCACCGACAAGGGCGTAACCGGGACCTTCAACCCCAATACGTTCAAAGCCAGCGACGACAGATTCAACCCGGGCAACCGCATCTATGTGCGGGCCCAGAAAGGGTATTGGCAGCGGATGCGCAAGGCCATGGGCTGGTTCTTTGTGGCGCTGTTCGTGCTGCTGCCCTGGCTGCGTTACGACGGGCGACAGGCGGTGCTGTTCGACCTCGGTCACCAGCAGTTCCATATCTTTGGCGCCACCATCTGGCCGCAGGATCTGACCCTGCTCGCCTGGCTCTTCATGATCGCCGCCTTCGGACTCTTCTTTATTACTACTTTCCTCGGTCGGGTCTGGTGTGGCTATCTCTGCCCGCAGACGGTCTGGACCTTCATGTTCATCTGGTTTGAAGAGAAGCTGGAAGGGCCCGCCAACAAGCGGCGCAAGCTGGACGAGGCGCCCTGGAACGGCAAGAAGCTGGCTCGCAAGGGTGCCAAGCATCTGGCCTGGCTGGCGATCTCGTTGGTGACCGGCCTGACCTTCGTCGCCTACTTCCAGGATGTGACTGAACTGGTGCCGGACCTCTTCACCCTGCAGGCCAGCGGTTGGGTACTGTTCTGGGTGCTCTTCTTCACCATCATCACCTACGGCAACGCGGGCTGGATGCGTGCCATCATGTGTATCCACATGTGCCCCTATGCCCGCTTCCAGTCCGCCATGTTTGACAAGGACACCTTTATAGTCGGTTATGACACCAAGCGTGGCGAGACCCGTGGCGCCCGTTCCCGCAAGGCGGATCCCAAGGCGATGGGGCTGGGTGACTGTATCGACTGCGATCTTTGCGTGCAGGTCTGCCCGACCGGTATCGATATTCGCGACGGCCTGCAGTACGAGTGCATCAACTGCGGTGCCTGCGTCGATGCCTGCGACCAGACCATGGAACGTATGGGTTATCCGAAAGGGCTTATCAGCTACACCACAGAGCACAAGCTGGCCAACGACTCCACCCATGTGGCTCGGCCCAAGCTGATTGGCTATGGGCTGGTGATGGCGGTGATGCTGGGGGTGTTTGTCTACAACGCCATGTCCATCATGCCGATGGGGCTCGACATTCTGCGGGATCGCAACCAGCTGTTCCGCGAGAACAGCGAGGGGCTTATCGAGAACACCTATACCCTCAAGATCCTCAACAAGACCCTGCAGTCCCAGACCTACCAGCTGGATGTGGAGGGCTTGCCCGAGTATCAGTGGTTCGGTCCCCGTGAAGTGACCCTGAAGGCGGGCGAGATCTATACCCTGCCGGTCAGTCTGGCGGTCGACCCCTACAACCTGAAACGACCAACGCTGGATATCCAGTTCGTGCTGAAGCGGGAGGGAGCTGCCCCTGATGACAGCAAGGGCAACCTGCGCCAGGGCAGCAAGTTTATCAGCCGGCTGTAA
- a CDS encoding serine/threonine protein kinase: MVDDMRFNYSDLNPDLIMDALDLSGLRLDSGLIELNSYENRVYQFQDEDRRRYVVKFYRPGRWSRAQILEEHEFATRLAEAEIPVAALLAFAGETLLEHEGYPFAIWQSVGGRQFEVDNLDQLEWVGRFLGRIHQIGASKPFHHRVRLDVESMLHEPRQLLASGEWLPSGLAKQFFGVLDELIKHVSDAMTLDVAQISLHGDCHPGNILWRDGPMFVDLDDCRTGPAIQDLWMMLSGERHEQQIQLDTLLAGYEEFMEFDSRELALIEPLRAMRIVHYMAWLARRWEDPAFPRHFPWFNTDHYWRQQIATLHDQLEALKAPPLSLMPNW, translated from the coding sequence ATGGTGGATGACATGCGTTTCAACTATTCCGACCTCAATCCCGACCTCATCATGGATGCGCTCGATCTCAGTGGCCTGCGACTCGACTCCGGCCTCATCGAGCTCAACAGCTACGAAAACCGGGTCTATCAGTTTCAGGATGAGGATCGTCGCCGCTATGTGGTGAAGTTCTACCGTCCCGGCCGCTGGAGCCGGGCCCAGATCCTCGAAGAGCACGAGTTTGCCACCCGTCTCGCAGAGGCTGAGATCCCGGTCGCCGCGCTGCTCGCCTTCGCGGGCGAGACCCTGCTGGAGCACGAGGGTTACCCCTTTGCCATCTGGCAGAGCGTCGGTGGCCGCCAGTTCGAGGTGGATAATCTCGACCAGCTTGAGTGGGTGGGGCGTTTCCTCGGTCGCATTCATCAGATCGGCGCCAGCAAGCCGTTTCACCATCGGGTGCGGCTCGATGTGGAGAGCATGCTGCATGAACCGCGTCAGCTGCTGGCGTCTGGCGAGTGGCTGCCAAGCGGGCTGGCGAAGCAATTCTTCGGGGTACTCGACGAGCTGATCAAGCATGTCAGCGACGCCATGACCCTGGATGTGGCGCAGATCTCCCTGCATGGCGATTGCCACCCGGGCAACATCCTCTGGCGCGATGGCCCCATGTTTGTCGACCTCGATGATTGCCGCACCGGCCCCGCGATTCAGGATCTCTGGATGATGCTGAGCGGCGAGCGCCACGAGCAGCAGATCCAGCTCGATACCCTGCTGGCGGGCTACGAGGAGTTTATGGAGTTCGACTCGCGGGAGCTGGCGCTGATCGAGCCGCTGCGGGCGATGCGCATCGTTCATTACATGGCCTGGCTGGCACGGCGCTGGGAAGATCCTGCCTTCCCCCGTCACTTCCCCTGGTTCAATACCGATCACTACTGGCGTCAACAGATAGCGACACTGCACGATCAGCTGGAGGCACTCAAGGCGCCACCGTTGAGCCTGATGCCAAACTGGTGA
- a CDS encoding thiol:disulfide interchange protein DsbA/DsbL, whose protein sequence is MKKVLFFLAAMLMIPMVHAAPEFKEGVNYDVVKQTGSAQPEVMEFFSYYCPHCATFEPIVEQLKAGLPEGVPLKKNPVAFLGREMGPEMQRAYAVASLLNAEAKLTPAIFNKIHTQRQPPMSRDDVKKIFVDNGVPAEEFDGAVDSFAVSGMVSQFDRNTESYNIRGVPAFLVNGKYMVKIESITSQEQFNKLVQFLLAKKD, encoded by the coding sequence ATGAAAAAAGTTCTATTTTTCCTTGCTGCCATGCTGATGATCCCCATGGTTCACGCCGCCCCCGAGTTCAAGGAAGGCGTCAACTACGATGTGGTCAAACAGACTGGCAGTGCCCAGCCGGAAGTGATGGAGTTTTTCTCCTACTACTGCCCGCACTGCGCCACCTTCGAACCGATCGTTGAACAGTTGAAGGCCGGGTTGCCAGAGGGTGTGCCCCTCAAGAAGAACCCGGTTGCCTTCCTCGGCCGCGAAATGGGCCCCGAGATGCAGCGTGCCTATGCCGTTGCCAGCCTGCTCAACGCCGAAGCCAAGCTGACTCCGGCCATCTTCAACAAGATCCACACCCAGCGTCAGCCGCCGATGAGCCGTGACGATGTAAAGAAGATCTTCGTGGACAACGGCGTGCCGGCTGAAGAGTTCGACGGTGCCGTCGACAGCTTCGCCGTCTCCGGCATGGTCTCCCAGTTCGATCGCAACACCGAGAGCTACAACATTCGCGGTGTACCGGCCTTCCTGGTGAACGGCAAGTACATGGTGAAGATTGAATCCATCACCTCTCAAGAGCAGTTCAACAAGCTGGTGCAGTTCCTGCTGGCCAAGAAAGACTGA
- the pncB gene encoding nicotinate phosphoribosyltransferase, protein MPPILTSLLDTDAYKLHMQQAVFHRYPDAEVVAEFHSRNEEDLLPMMGQIEEQLRLAGSLRLTRPELDFLAERPFFTPDYLDHLRRKPLDASLLKVFEQDGRINVRVEGPWQDVILWEIPVLAIISEMRNRFRYPQFGVSHALERLDQKIDKLEKQLSSDEMSEFNLIDFGTRRRFSHAVQDAVVGRLKERLPAFRGTSNYMLAQKYKLPAVGTQAHEWFQAHQQLGFPLEHSQRAALTSWLDEFTDHLGIALTDCITMDAFLRDFDFELASSYQGLRHDSGDPVVWGEKAISHYQRLGIDPTDKTLVFSDGLNLDKAVQLFRHFRGRINTSFGIGTKLTCDLPGVNPMNIVFKLIECNGGPVAKISDSPGKTLCRDAEFIRNLKQAFHVGV, encoded by the coding sequence ATGCCCCCAATCCTCACCAGCCTGCTCGACACCGACGCCTACAAGCTGCATATGCAGCAGGCGGTGTTCCATCGCTATCCGGATGCCGAGGTGGTGGCCGAGTTTCACAGCCGCAATGAAGAGGATCTGCTGCCCATGATGGGGCAGATCGAGGAGCAACTGCGCCTCGCCGGTTCCCTGCGACTGACCAGGCCAGAGCTCGATTTTCTGGCCGAGCGTCCCTTCTTCACCCCTGACTACCTCGACCACCTGCGCCGCAAGCCGCTCGACGCCTCCCTGCTCAAGGTGTTCGAGCAGGATGGCCGCATCAATGTGCGGGTCGAGGGCCCCTGGCAGGATGTGATCCTGTGGGAGATCCCGGTGCTCGCCATCATCAGCGAGATGCGCAACCGCTTCCGCTACCCCCAGTTCGGCGTCAGCCACGCGCTGGAGCGGCTCGATCAGAAGATCGACAAGCTGGAGAAGCAGCTGAGCAGCGACGAGATGAGCGAGTTTAACCTCATCGACTTCGGCACCCGCCGCCGCTTCTCTCACGCGGTACAGGATGCGGTAGTGGGTCGCCTCAAGGAGCGGCTGCCGGCGTTTCGCGGCACCAGCAACTACATGCTGGCCCAGAAGTACAAGCTGCCCGCGGTCGGCACCCAGGCCCATGAGTGGTTCCAGGCGCACCAGCAGCTCGGCTTCCCGCTGGAGCACAGCCAGCGCGCTGCCCTCACCAGCTGGCTGGACGAGTTCACCGACCATCTCGGTATCGCCCTGACCGACTGCATCACCATGGATGCCTTCCTGCGGGACTTCGACTTCGAGCTGGCCAGCAGCTATCAGGGCTTGCGCCACGACTCCGGCGATCCCGTGGTGTGGGGCGAGAAGGCGATCAGCCACTATCAGCGCCTCGGCATCGACCCCACCGACAAGACCCTGGTCTTCTCCGACGGGCTCAACCTCGACAAGGCGGTGCAGCTGTTCCGTCACTTCCGTGGCCGCATCAACACCAGTTTCGGCATAGGCACCAAGCTCACCTGCGATCTGCCCGGTGTCAACCCGATGAACATCGTCTTCAAGCTGATCGAGTGCAATGGCGGCCCGGTCGCCAAGATCTCCGACAGCCCGGGCAAGACCCTCTGTCGGGATGCGGAGTTTATCCGCAACCTCAAACAGGCGTTCCACGTCGGGGTCTGA
- a CDS encoding nicotinamidase, with protein sequence MGTVASLDIDAQKGFTPLCPNELPVAGGDDIVAALNAQATLATLRIGSKDSHPANADWAVSDPAGMLLPLDLPNADLTWPVHCVPGSKGFELLDGLPAPIDYDFFVWKGVEPDLHPYGTCFHDLAERRSTGLIEFLQARKVDTVLVGGLATDYCVKTSVLQLRRAGFRVIVHLDACRGIAPATVASAHTQMIEAGAELAQTLIDVQRLLDA encoded by the coding sequence ATGGGAACCGTCGCCAGCCTGGATATTGATGCGCAGAAGGGCTTTACCCCCCTCTGCCCGAACGAACTGCCCGTCGCGGGCGGTGATGATATTGTGGCTGCGCTCAACGCTCAGGCCACCCTCGCCACGCTGCGGATCGGCAGCAAAGACTCTCACCCTGCCAATGCCGACTGGGCCGTTTCTGACCCCGCCGGCATGCTGCTGCCGCTGGATCTGCCCAACGCCGACCTCACCTGGCCGGTGCACTGCGTACCGGGTAGCAAAGGCTTCGAGCTGCTCGACGGCCTACCCGCTCCCATCGACTATGACTTCTTCGTCTGGAAGGGGGTCGAACCGGATCTCCATCCCTACGGCACCTGCTTCCACGACCTGGCCGAACGGCGCAGCACCGGACTCATCGAATTCCTGCAAGCCCGCAAGGTCGATACCGTACTGGTCGGCGGCCTCGCCACCGACTACTGTGTCAAAACCAGCGTGCTGCAACTGCGCCGCGCCGGTTTCCGGGTGATCGTCCATCTCGATGCCTGCCGTGGCATCGCCCCCGCGACGGTTGCCAGCGCCCACACCCAGATGATCGAGGCTGGCGCCGAACTGGCCCAGACCCTGATCGATGTACAACGCCTGCTGGACGCCTGA
- a CDS encoding DNA mismatch repair protein MutT yields the protein MLRMSLDMVVLRLHEERLELLLETRDRPPFAHCWQLPALRIDETRDRDLDAAQRRLLAEWGLGHCYSEQVCTLGNLERDPRGWSTTLVYLCLVDPEVEAIHGCWHPLANLPGLSLAFDHVQLIAKGLERLRIKSRYSTLPLQLLGPEFTLSEVQRAFEIILQTPMNTAAFRKRIHRADILVDTGRKRTGKQRPAILYRLESPCCVMFDQVMHGAEA from the coding sequence ATGCTGAGAATGAGTCTGGATATGGTGGTGCTGCGGTTGCATGAGGAGCGGCTCGAGCTGCTGCTCGAGACCCGCGATCGCCCCCCCTTTGCCCACTGCTGGCAACTGCCGGCGCTGCGCATCGACGAGACCCGGGATCGGGATCTGGATGCCGCCCAGCGCCGCCTGCTGGCTGAGTGGGGGCTCGGTCACTGCTACAGCGAGCAGGTCTGCACCCTCGGCAATCTGGAGCGGGATCCCCGCGGCTGGTCCACGACCCTGGTCTATCTCTGTCTGGTCGATCCGGAAGTGGAGGCGATCCACGGTTGCTGGCATCCGCTCGCCAACCTGCCGGGGCTGAGCCTCGCCTTCGACCATGTCCAGCTTATCGCCAAGGGACTGGAGCGGCTGCGGATCAAGAGCCGTTACAGCACCCTGCCGCTGCAACTGCTGGGGCCCGAGTTCACCCTCTCCGAGGTGCAGCGCGCCTTCGAAATCATCCTGCAAACACCCATGAATACGGCGGCATTTCGCAAGCGGATCCATCGCGCCGACATTCTGGTGGATACCGGCCGCAAGCGCACCGGCAAACAGCGTCCTGCCATCCTCTACCGGCTGGAGAGCCCCTGCTGCGTGATGTTCGATCAGGTGATGCACGGAGCGGAAGCATGA
- a CDS encoding DUF523 domain-containing protein, producing MSKTSVHKVLVSACLLGQPVRYDGQSKGIVSDWLSALGAEGRVLAFCPEVAGGLLTPRPPAERQGERVVTASGLDVTAEFDRGAALALAICQTQGIRFALLKEGSPSCGSGRIYNGRFEGVSVAGEGKTTALLRRHGIAVFSEDQLAELASALSLDSSPDLAATGSGT from the coding sequence ATGAGTAAGACCAGCGTGCACAAGGTGCTGGTGAGTGCCTGCCTGCTGGGTCAGCCGGTGCGTTACGACGGCCAGAGCAAGGGGATTGTCAGCGACTGGCTGAGTGCGCTGGGTGCCGAGGGGCGGGTGCTGGCCTTCTGCCCCGAAGTGGCGGGCGGTTTGCTGACCCCGCGCCCTCCTGCCGAGCGGCAGGGCGAGCGGGTAGTGACGGCGAGCGGGCTGGATGTGACTGCCGAGTTTGATCGCGGCGCCGCGCTGGCGTTGGCTATTTGTCAGACGCAGGGCATTCGCTTCGCCCTGCTGAAAGAGGGGAGCCCCTCATGTGGCAGCGGCCGTATCTATAACGGCCGCTTCGAAGGGGTCTCTGTGGCGGGCGAGGGCAAGACCACCGCCCTGCTGCGCCGCCACGGGATTGCTGTCTTTTCCGAAGATCAGTTGGCCGAGTTGGCTTCTGCGCTCTCTTTGGATTCCTCCCCGGATTTGGCGGCAACCGGCAGCGGCACCTGA
- a CDS encoding acyltransferase → MLSLLPGPLVLIISAGLTILFTALCASLILLVSLAKLLLPIPAFGRACSRLNNRFMRLWLACNALVIRLTTRIDWQVEDNTKLRKDGWYLIISNHMSWTDIVVLGHLFRDRLPVPKFFMKHELIYIPLLGLACWGLDMPFMRRYSREFLLKNPHLRGKDIETTRNACEKFRHIPTTVINFVEGTRFTEQKRDAARSRYRHLMPPKAAGLAFTLAAMGEQFDSLINVTIRYPDNAEIPFKDFLMGRVKRIQVRIEELPVNEQLIGDYFNDKQFKRGFQEWLNQRWQEKDEVLEGWQSGQVPLPVAAKSGEESKESAEANSAN, encoded by the coding sequence ATGCTATCCCTGCTTCCCGGCCCGCTGGTGCTGATCATCAGCGCGGGCCTGACCATCCTTTTCACCGCCTTGTGCGCCAGCCTGATCCTGCTGGTGTCGCTGGCCAAACTGCTGCTGCCGATCCCGGCCTTTGGTCGCGCCTGCAGCCGCCTCAACAACCGCTTCATGAGACTGTGGCTGGCCTGCAATGCGCTGGTGATCCGCCTCACCACCCGTATTGACTGGCAGGTGGAGGACAATACCAAGCTGCGCAAGGATGGCTGGTATCTCATCATCAGCAACCATATGAGCTGGACCGATATCGTGGTGCTCGGCCACCTGTTCCGCGACCGGCTGCCGGTGCCCAAGTTCTTTATGAAGCACGAGCTGATCTATATCCCGCTGTTGGGGCTCGCCTGCTGGGGGCTCGATATGCCCTTTATGCGTCGCTACTCACGGGAGTTTTTGCTGAAGAACCCGCACCTGCGCGGCAAGGATATCGAGACCACCCGCAATGCCTGCGAGAAGTTTCGCCATATCCCCACTACCGTCATTAATTTCGTGGAAGGGACCCGCTTCACCGAGCAGAAACGGGATGCGGCCCGCTCCCGCTATCGCCACCTGATGCCGCCCAAGGCGGCAGGGCTGGCCTTTACGCTGGCCGCCATGGGCGAGCAGTTCGACAGCCTGATCAACGTCACCATCCGCTATCCGGACAACGCCGAGATCCCGTTCAAGGACTTCCTGATGGGACGGGTAAAACGCATTCAGGTGCGGATTGAGGAGCTGCCGGTGAATGAACAGCTGATAGGAGATTACTTCAACGACAAGCAGTTCAAGCGCGGTTTTCAGGAGTGGCTAAACCAGCGCTGGCAGGAGAAGGACGAGGTGCTGGAGGGGTGGCAGAGCGGTCAGGTGCCGCTGCCGGTTGCCGCCAAATCCGGGGAGGAATCCAAAGAGAGCGCAGAAGCCAACTCGGCCAACTGA
- a CDS encoding acyltransferase, producing the protein MPNKLTERLRGSLSTLLYFFNTLFWFVPIFSLGLLKLLLPLKGWRTLCNWLLDGCASCWIGFNNLIQKTIIKTPFEVVGVDKGRRNEWYMVIANHQSWVDILVLQRVFNQKIPFLKFFLKKELIWVPFLGLAWWALDFPFMRRYSRKFLEKHPHLKGKDIETTRKACARFRHIPVSVMNFVEGTRFTGSKHQKQGSPYRHLLHPKAGGIAFTLAAMGDQLHQLVDVTIAYPDGIPSYWDFMCGRVGQIKVQVRYLPIDRKLVGDYFNDPEFQQEFQQWLNGIWHEKDQTLSQLLATKAQ; encoded by the coding sequence ATGCCCAACAAGCTGACAGAGCGACTGCGCGGCAGCCTCTCCACCCTGCTCTATTTTTTCAACACCCTCTTCTGGTTTGTCCCCATCTTCTCGCTGGGTCTGCTCAAGCTCCTGCTCCCCCTCAAGGGGTGGCGCACCCTCTGCAACTGGCTGCTCGATGGCTGTGCCAGCTGCTGGATCGGTTTCAACAATCTGATCCAGAAAACCATCATCAAAACCCCTTTCGAGGTGGTCGGAGTGGACAAAGGGCGCCGGAATGAGTGGTATATGGTGATTGCCAACCATCAATCTTGGGTCGACATACTGGTACTGCAGCGGGTTTTTAACCAAAAAATCCCCTTCCTGAAGTTTTTCCTCAAGAAAGAGCTGATTTGGGTACCTTTTCTCGGTCTGGCATGGTGGGCGCTCGACTTCCCCTTCATGCGGCGATATTCCAGGAAATTTCTGGAAAAGCATCCCCATCTGAAGGGAAAAGACATTGAAACAACCCGTAAAGCCTGTGCCAGGTTCCGCCACATTCCGGTGAGTGTGATGAACTTCGTCGAAGGCACCCGCTTCACCGGCAGCAAGCATCAGAAGCAGGGCTCGCCCTATCGTCACCTGCTCCACCCGAAAGCGGGGGGCATCGCCTTTACTCTGGCCGCTATGGGTGATCAGTTGCATCAACTGGTGGATGTCACCATCGCCTATCCGGACGGCATCCCCAGCTACTGGGACTTCATGTGTGGCCGGGTCGGGCAAATAAAGGTTCAGGTCCGCTATTTGCCGATCGACCGCAAGCTGGTGGGGGATTACTTCAATGACCCCGAGTTCCAACAAGAGTTTCAACAGTGGTTGAACGGGATCTGGCACGAAAAGGACCAGACCCTGAGCCAACTGCTGGCAACCAAGGCGCAGTAA